GTGGCGTCGACGGTCCGCTCGTCGGTGGCGTCGACGGTCCGCTCGTCGGTGGCGTCGAGGACGCGGTCCGCGAGGAGGATCATCCCCGCGCACGAGCCGTAGACCGGCAGGCCCTGGCGGATGAGCGCCCGCAGCGGCGCGGCGAGGTCGAACGCGCGCAGCAGCTTGTCCATGGTCGTCGACTCCCCGCCGGGGAGGACGAGCCCGTCGACGGCGCCGAGCTCGGAGCGGCGCCGGACGGTGACACCGCGGGCGCCGCCGGCCTCGAGTGCGGCCAGGTGCTCGCCGACGTCGCCCTGGAGCGCGAGGACGCCGATGGTGGGTCGGGAGGTCACGCGCGCCAACCTAACGCCGATTCGCTCGAGCGCTCGGGCGTGCTCAGCCCTCATCCGCTCCCCCCCACCCCCATTTACTCGAGCGCTCGGGGGTGCTCAGCCCTCATCTGCTCGACCAAATCTGGTGAACGGTGCGCGCGGGGGCCGAGATGAGTTCTCCACAGCGGCTCGTCCGGCCCGGCCGTCCACCGCGACGAGCCACGCACCGACGCCGCGCACAGCCCCGCCACAAGCCTTAGGACATGACCTCGACGGTGTCGGTGGACCCGGCGGAGGCGCTGCGACGGCGGGCAGTCGCCGGTGTGTTCACGCGCGTGATGGCTGTGGAGTGCGGCTTCACGCGGGACGCCGTGCGGTGGCGGATCGCGACCGGACGCTGGGTGCGGGTGGCGGGCGACGGCTACGCGCCGGCAGAGATCGCCGACGACGACCGCTCGTACGGGGCGACCCTACGCCGCGCCGTCGCCGCGACCCTGACGTGGCCCGATGCAGTCATCGCCTACCGCACGGCGGCCGCGATCTCCCGCCTCCCCGTCGCACCGTGCGACCACACGCACGTGATCCTGCCGTCGCGTCGCGCCAGCCGTGCGGGTCTGCGGGTCCACCTGGTGCCGCCCCCGTTCGGCCGTGACCTCACGCGGTTCGACGGCTTCCGGACCACCACGCGCTCCGGCACCATCGTCGACTGCCTGTCGCTCCTGCCGCGTCGCGAGGCCGAGAGCCTCCTGGCGTGGGTCCGCAGCCGCGAGCTCATCACCGTCCGGGCCCTCCAGCAGGCGTGCACCGAGCGCCACGGCCGCTGGGGCATCACCCAGCTCCGTGAGCTCACCGCCATGGCGGCCCGTGGAGCGCTGAGCACCGGGGAGCTCCGCCTCCACGAGGTGCTGAGCGCCGGCGGGCTCACCGGGTGGGAGCCGGACCAGCCGATCGTCGTCGGCGGCCGGATTATCGCGCGTGCTGACGTGCTGTTCCGCGACGCCCGCGTCATCGTCGAGCTCGACGGCCGAGCGTTCCACGCGGACTTCCAGGGCGACCGCCGTCGGATGAACGCACTCGTCCTCGCCGGCTACACCGTGCTCCGGTTCACCTGGGCTGACCTCACGGACAGGCCGACAACAGTCGTCGCCCAGGTAAGGGCAGCGCTCCGCCGGGTGGCGCCGACCGGCCGATGACCCGGCCGTCGGCGCGCCACTGCCGGACTTGCTCGAGCCCACGGGCGTGCAGCACGCCCGATCGCTCGACTAAGTCGGGAGGAGCGGGCCGGGAGGAGAGGGCCGGGGCGGGCCGGGACGGGGCTTCTGGGAGTCCGGGAGGCGAAGAGCTCAGACGTCGTGCTCCTCGAGGTGCGGGGTCCGGCCGTCCCACCCGACGAGCAGCCGGCGGAGCCTCTCGGGCAGCGACCGCGGGTAGACGACGGCGCCCGCGGCGACCGCCGCGTCGAGGTCGTCCAGGTGCCACCAGCGCATCTCGTCGAGCACGTCGCGCTCGAGCGCGGTCCAGCCGGCGTCGTCGAGGTGCGTCACCTCGGCGCGGGCGAGGAAGAACTCCTCGTCCTGGCGGCAGGTCACCCGCGCGAAGTCGAAGATGGCGCTGCGGGACAGGACCGGGCCGACCAGCTCCGCGGGGTCGATGACGAGGCCGGTCTCCTCCCTGAGCTCGCGCACGGCCCCCGCGCGCGCACTCTCCCCCGGCTCGAGCCCGCCGCCGACCGTGAACCACCAGGACCGGCTGGTCTCCCCCGCGTCGTGCCCGCGCACCAGCAGGACCCGGTCCTCGCGGTCGAGCACGATGACCCGTGCGGCGCGGCGGAACGGCACGCCGTCAGGACCCGGAACCCACTCCGGGCCCAGGCCGTACGCGTCGGCCTCACCGGCGCCCGGCGCGGCGTCGGCCTCACCGGCGCCCGGGGCGTCCTCCAGGCGCGCATCGTCCGGTGTCACATTGGCCTCGCTCACGCCGACGAGCCGTCCGGTCCCGCCGACGAGCCGTCCGGTCCGGCCGGCGAGCCGTTCGGTCGCGACGGCGTCCGTGCCCGGCATCCGCGAGTCACCAACCGCGCTCGGCCAACCGGTGCGGCACCGGGATCTCGTCGACGTTGATGCCGACCATGGCCTCGCCGAGCCCGCGGGAGACGTCGGCGATGACGTCGGGGTCGTCGTGGAACGTCGTTGCCTTGACGATGGCGGCGGCGCGCTGGGCCGGGTTCCCGGCCTTGAAGATGCCGGAGCCGACGAAGACGCCCTCGGCGCCGAGCTGCATCATCATCGCGGCGTC
The sequence above is a segment of the Georgenia faecalis genome. Coding sequences within it:
- a CDS encoding endonuclease domain-containing protein, producing the protein MTSTVSVDPAEALRRRAVAGVFTRVMAVECGFTRDAVRWRIATGRWVRVAGDGYAPAEIADDDRSYGATLRRAVAATLTWPDAVIAYRTAAAISRLPVAPCDHTHVILPSRRASRAGLRVHLVPPPFGRDLTRFDGFRTTTRSGTIVDCLSLLPRREAESLLAWVRSRELITVRALQQACTERHGRWGITQLRELTAMAARGALSTGELRLHEVLSAGGLTGWEPDQPIVVGGRIIARADVLFRDARVIVELDGRAFHADFQGDRRRMNALVLAGYTVLRFTWADLTDRPTTVVAQVRAALRRVAPTGR
- a CDS encoding NUDIX hydrolase, coding for MPGTDAVATERLAGRTGRLVGGTGRLVGVSEANVTPDDARLEDAPGAGEADAAPGAGEADAYGLGPEWVPGPDGVPFRRAARVIVLDREDRVLLVRGHDAGETSRSWWFTVGGGLEPGESARAGAVRELREETGLVIDPAELVGPVLSRSAIFDFARVTCRQDEEFFLARAEVTHLDDAGWTALERDVLDEMRWWHLDDLDAAVAAGAVVYPRSLPERLRRLLVGWDGRTPHLEEHDV